The proteins below come from a single Brevundimonas sp. LM2 genomic window:
- a CDS encoding glycine zipper 2TM domain-containing protein — MSVSIKSSAAALTALVGAVALMPAAASAQSYGYGNGYQGQYQSQGYNQGYGYDRSYGNGYRDRCQTLGQGRTGAGALIGGGIGAVAGSQVAGRGNRTEGSIIGGVLGAVIGSQVGRASNDDCRSDYRSNGYASQGYHGSTYAPPATYYDRQERYDDRTYSGGRYEQRGYSDRGYSDRGYDNRQGAYGNGYQVSPDGRYVYDPRRGWLPR, encoded by the coding sequence ATGTCCGTTTCGATCAAATCCTCCGCCGCCGCCCTGACCGCCCTCGTCGGTGCGGTCGCCCTGATGCCCGCCGCCGCTTCGGCCCAGTCCTATGGCTACGGCAACGGCTACCAGGGTCAGTACCAGAGCCAGGGCTACAACCAGGGCTACGGCTACGACCGGAGCTACGGCAACGGCTATCGGGATCGCTGTCAGACCCTGGGTCAGGGCAGGACCGGCGCGGGTGCCTTGATCGGGGGCGGGATCGGAGCCGTCGCAGGGTCGCAGGTAGCAGGTCGCGGCAACCGGACCGAAGGCTCGATCATCGGCGGCGTTCTCGGGGCCGTCATCGGATCCCAGGTCGGCCGCGCCAGCAACGACGACTGCCGCTCGGACTATCGGTCCAACGGTTACGCGTCGCAGGGCTATCACGGGTCCACCTACGCCCCGCCGGCGACCTATTACGACCGTCAGGAACGCTATGACGACCGCACCTACAGCGGTGGCCGGTATGAGCAGCGCGGCTATAGCGACCGCGGCTACAGCGACCGCGGCTACGACAACCGCCAGGGTGCCTATGGGAATGGCTATCAGGTCAGCCCCGACGGCCGATACGTTTACGACCCCCGCCGCGGCTGGCTGCCCCGGTAA
- a CDS encoding TlyA family RNA methyltransferase gives MSMTRLDQLLVTRGLVDSRARAKAAIQAGGATVDGVVITNASRTFADDAVLAVVEAHDWVGRGALKLDHALTLWPVAVEGQVVLDVGASTGGFTEVCLKRGAKRVFAVDVGFGQLHPRIADDLRVVSLERTDARTLDETIITEPPGLIVCDASFIGLAKVLPVALELAEPGADLIALVKPQFEGEGPSAIGKKGIVKDPEAHAAAVAGVSDWLAGIGWTVQGTTESPITGGDGNVEFLLWAKKP, from the coding sequence ATGAGCATGACCCGTCTGGACCAGCTGCTGGTCACGCGCGGCCTGGTCGACAGCCGGGCCCGGGCCAAGGCGGCGATCCAGGCCGGGGGCGCCACCGTCGACGGCGTGGTGATCACCAACGCCTCGCGCACCTTCGCCGACGACGCGGTGCTGGCCGTGGTCGAGGCGCACGATTGGGTCGGGCGCGGGGCTTTGAAGCTGGACCACGCCCTGACCCTGTGGCCGGTCGCGGTCGAGGGTCAGGTGGTGCTGGACGTCGGGGCCTCGACCGGGGGCTTCACCGAGGTTTGTCTGAAGCGCGGCGCGAAACGGGTGTTCGCGGTCGACGTCGGTTTCGGCCAGTTGCATCCCCGGATCGCCGACGATCTCCGCGTCGTCAGTCTGGAACGGACGGATGCCCGGACGCTGGACGAGACCATCATCACGGAGCCCCCGGGCCTGATCGTGTGCGACGCCAGCTTCATCGGCCTGGCCAAGGTCCTGCCGGTGGCGCTGGAGCTGGCAGAGCCTGGGGCCGACCTGATCGCCCTGGTCAAGCCGCAGTTCGAGGGCGAGGGCCCGTCGGCGATCGGCAAGAAGGGGATCGTCAAGGACCCCGAGGCCCATGCGGCGGCCGTGGCGGGCGTGTCGGACTGGCTGGCCGGGATCGGCTGGACCGTCCAGGGCACGACCGAAAGCCCGATCACCGGCGGGGACGGCAACGTCGAGTTCCTGCTGTGGGCGAAGAAGCCGTGA
- a CDS encoding valine--tRNA ligase: MLEKTFDPTAAEPRLYAQWEASGAFAPKTDGAAEAYSIVIPPPNVTGSLHIGHALNNTLQDILARYHRMKGKAVLWLPGTDHAGIATQMVVERQLAAAGNVGRRDMGREAFVQKVWDWKAESGGTIVQQLRRLGASCDWSRERFTLDEGLNAAVRKVFVELHQDGLIYRDKRLVNWDPQFQTAISDLEVEQREVEGAYWHFAYPLADGVTYEHPVAFDDEGTATEWETRDFIVVATTRPETMLGDTGVAVHPDDARYAALVGKFVSLPIVGRRIPIVADDYADPTKGSGAVKITPAHDFNDFGVGKRAGLEALNVLDAFARITRADTPDVPAEYDGLDRFAARKAIVARAEAEGWLREIEKTKHVVPHGDRSGVVIEPWLTDQWYVDAHTLAQPALRAVEQGDTVFEPKSYEKIYFEWLRNIEPWCISRQLWWGHRIPVWYGPRLTETGNFSVDVQRNDPVSGMTKTPQQFVAETPEEALQQAREYYGRDVVLMDGPGNQVHEILQSAFDRRASAVGIWQDPDVLDTWFSSALWPFSTMGWPEKTDDLAWFYPTSDLVTAADIIFFWVARMMMMGLHFMGEAPFKRVIINGLVRDEKGQKMSKSKGNVIDPLVIIDELGADPLRFTMAILSGTRDIKLSRQRIEGYRNFGTKLWNAARFSQMNDCARVEGFDPSMVDQTINRWVRGELTKAERQVSDAIEGGRFDDAASSLYRFVWNVFCDWYLELAKPVFQGSDEAAKAETRAMTAWTLDQTLKLLHPVMPFITEELWAELGNEGAARAEPMLIGAEWPVLPDGFIDAGAEAEIGWLVDLVTDVRALRGEMNVPPGAKPPLTFVAPDGVTAERATRHRDLILTLARVSEATTAEAAPSGAVTFVSGGSGVALSLAGIIDLTAERARLTKDIAAFDSDIGHFNKKLGNPNFVERAAAAVIEEQRAKLAEAEAGKARLEAALERLSALS, encoded by the coding sequence ATGCTTGAGAAGACCTTCGATCCCACGGCCGCCGAGCCCCGTCTTTACGCCCAGTGGGAGGCGTCCGGTGCCTTCGCGCCCAAGACCGACGGCGCGGCCGAGGCCTATTCGATCGTCATCCCGCCGCCGAACGTGACCGGGTCGCTGCATATCGGCCATGCGCTGAACAACACGCTGCAGGACATCCTGGCCCGCTATCACCGGATGAAGGGCAAGGCCGTGCTGTGGCTGCCCGGCACGGACCACGCCGGCATCGCCACCCAGATGGTGGTGGAGCGGCAGCTGGCGGCGGCGGGCAACGTCGGCCGCCGCGACATGGGCCGCGAGGCCTTCGTGCAGAAGGTCTGGGACTGGAAGGCCGAGAGCGGCGGGACCATCGTCCAGCAGCTGCGGCGGCTGGGCGCGTCGTGCGACTGGAGCCGCGAGCGGTTCACCCTCGACGAGGGGCTGAACGCAGCGGTGCGCAAGGTCTTCGTGGAGCTGCACCAGGACGGCCTGATCTATCGCGACAAGCGGCTGGTCAACTGGGACCCGCAGTTCCAGACGGCGATCAGCGACCTGGAGGTCGAGCAGCGCGAGGTCGAGGGGGCCTACTGGCATTTCGCCTATCCGCTCGCCGACGGCGTCACCTATGAGCACCCGGTCGCCTTCGACGATGAAGGCACCGCGACCGAGTGGGAGACGCGCGACTTCATCGTCGTGGCGACGACCCGGCCGGAGACGATGTTGGGCGACACGGGCGTGGCCGTGCATCCTGACGATGCGCGCTATGCGGCGCTGGTCGGCAAGTTCGTGTCCCTGCCGATCGTCGGCCGGCGCATTCCGATCGTCGCCGACGACTACGCCGACCCGACCAAGGGCTCGGGCGCGGTGAAGATCACGCCCGCGCATGATTTCAATGACTTCGGCGTCGGAAAGCGTGCAGGACTTGAAGCCCTGAATGTCCTCGACGCCTTCGCCCGGATCACCCGCGCCGACACGCCCGACGTGCCCGCTGAGTACGACGGCCTGGACCGCTTCGCGGCGCGCAAGGCCATCGTCGCTCGCGCCGAGGCCGAGGGCTGGCTGCGCGAGATCGAGAAGACCAAGCACGTCGTGCCGCACGGCGACCGCTCCGGCGTCGTCATCGAGCCGTGGCTGACGGACCAGTGGTACGTCGACGCCCACACCCTGGCCCAGCCGGCGCTGAGGGCCGTGGAGCAGGGTGACACGGTGTTCGAGCCGAAGTCGTACGAGAAGATCTATTTCGAATGGCTGCGCAACATCGAGCCCTGGTGCATCAGCCGCCAGCTGTGGTGGGGTCACCGTATCCCCGTTTGGTATGGCCCGCGCCTCACCGAAACGGGTAACTTCAGCGTAGACGTCCAACGAAATGATCCTGTTTCAGGGATGACAAAAACGCCCCAACAGTTCGTCGCGGAAACGCCTGAGGAAGCACTTCAGCAGGCTCGAGAATACTACGGCCGAGACGTCGTCTTGATGGATGGGCCTGGCAACCAAGTGCATGAAATCTTACAGAGCGCCTTCGATAGGAGGGCGTCGGCCGTCGGTATCTGGCAAGACCCCGACGTCCTGGACACCTGGTTCTCCTCGGCCCTGTGGCCGTTCTCGACCATGGGCTGGCCGGAGAAAACCGACGACCTTGCCTGGTTCTATCCCACCAGCGACCTGGTCACGGCGGCGGACATCATCTTCTTCTGGGTCGCCCGGATGATGATGATGGGGCTGCACTTCATGGGCGAGGCCCCGTTCAAGCGCGTCATCATCAATGGCCTCGTCCGCGACGAGAAGGGCCAGAAGATGAGCAAGTCCAAGGGCAATGTGATCGATCCCCTGGTCATCATCGACGAACTGGGGGCCGATCCCCTGCGCTTCACCATGGCGATCCTGTCGGGCACGCGCGACATCAAGCTGAGCCGCCAGCGCATCGAGGGCTATCGCAACTTCGGCACCAAGCTGTGGAACGCCGCCCGCTTCAGCCAGATGAACGACTGCGCCCGGGTCGAGGGCTTCGATCCGTCAATGGTTGATCAGACCATCAACCGCTGGGTCCGGGGCGAACTGACCAAGGCCGAACGCCAGGTGTCCGACGCCATCGAGGGCGGCAGGTTCGACGACGCGGCCTCGTCCCTGTACCGGTTCGTCTGGAACGTCTTCTGCGACTGGTATCTGGAGCTGGCCAAGCCGGTCTTCCAAGGCTCGGACGAGGCCGCCAAGGCCGAGACCCGGGCCATGACGGCCTGGACGCTGGACCAGACGCTGAAGCTGCTCCACCCGGTCATGCCCTTCATCACCGAGGAGCTGTGGGCCGAGCTGGGCAATGAGGGCGCGGCCCGGGCCGAGCCCATGCTGATCGGGGCCGAATGGCCGGTGCTGCCGGACGGCTTCATCGATGCCGGGGCGGAGGCCGAGATCGGCTGGCTGGTCGATCTGGTGACCGACGTTCGGGCCCTGCGCGGCGAGATGAACGTGCCGCCCGGGGCCAAGCCGCCCCTGACCTTCGTCGCGCCGGATGGGGTGACGGCCGAGCGGGCGACGCGCCACCGCGACCTGATCCTGACCCTGGCGCGGGTGTCGGAGGCCACGACGGCCGAGGCGGCCCCGAGCGGGGCGGTGACCTTCGTGTCCGGCGGATCCGGCGTGGCCCTGTCCCTGGCCGGGATCATCGACCTGACGGCCGAACGCGCCCGTCTGACCAAGGACATCGCCGCCTTCGACAGCGACATCGGTCATTTCAACAAGAAGCTGGGCAATCCGAACTTCGTCGAGCGCGCGGCCGCGGCCGTGATCGAGGAACAGCGGGCCAAGCTGGCCGAGGCCGAGGCCGGCAAGGCGCGGCTGGAGGCGGCCCTGGAACGGCTCAGCGCCCTGTCATGA
- a CDS encoding DUF2497 domain-containing protein, with product MTDTTAQEPTMEEILASIRRIISEDDAPAAEAAPAAPEPAAPVATPPAPAPAAPAAPAMELMPSDPSDPEPVEDEEILDLTDRYEAPASETIGDLDVATAEPEPFPAPLSEPDPVSHDPAPSESSVDYDALVSDATSASAASAFAGLAASFRPQEPIPTGGTGPTIDDLARALLRPMLKEWLDANLPGIVETAVKKEVERISRSA from the coding sequence ATGACCGACACGACCGCTCAAGAACCGACGATGGAAGAGATCCTGGCGTCCATCCGCCGGATCATCTCCGAGGACGACGCTCCCGCCGCCGAGGCCGCGCCCGCAGCGCCCGAGCCGGCTGCCCCCGTGGCGACCCCGCCAGCGCCGGCCCCCGCCGCGCCCGCGGCCCCGGCCATGGAACTTATGCCGTCCGACCCGTCGGACCCGGAGCCGGTCGAGGACGAAGAGATCCTGGACCTGACCGACCGGTACGAGGCTCCGGCCAGCGAGACCATCGGCGACCTGGATGTCGCCACCGCCGAGCCCGAGCCCTTCCCCGCGCCTCTTTCGGAGCCCGATCCCGTGAGCCACGACCCCGCCCCGTCCGAATCCTCAGTGGACTATGACGCCCTGGTCAGCGACGCGACCTCGGCCAGTGCCGCCTCCGCCTTCGCCGGTCTGGCCGCCAGCTTCCGTCCGCAGGAGCCGATCCCGACAGGCGGCACCGGTCCGACCATCGACGACCTGGCCCGCGCCCTGCTGCGCCCGATGCTGAAGGAGTGGCTCGACGCGAACCTGCCGGGCATCGTCGAGACGGCGGTCAAGAAGGAAGTCGAACGGATTTCCCGCTCCGCCTAG
- a CDS encoding TolC family outer membrane protein — protein sequence MFKRSSALATVARISLVTAVTAGLAGPSWAETLQEAIALAYRTNPTLQQQRANQRVLDEVVPQARAGLRPEVSISGSASYSRIDGPGSAALDTNGDGVIDFAGTSGVTESDSGGASIDLSQTLYTGGRIAHGIDAATADVLSGRQSLRSIEQQVLASVIQAYVDVQRDVEILRIREANVAVLRRQLDESNARFEVGEITRTDVSQAEARLAQSDADLAGARAQLSVSRAAYAAVVGQAPANLEAPPVLPGLPNDFEVALDIGLAENPGIVAAEYDLRAAEARHAQAKSAFFPTARATASYGGSGDLTDFDLADRRSFQAGASISFPLFTGGLNRSREVQALEQANAAQIEIERQRRAVLQDVSSAYAQVLSTASQLTAGQSGVAAATVAAEGVRQEQQVGLRTTLDVLNGELELRNAEINLASARRNQYVAQAQLLAAMGRLSGRTLDPTLELYDPAVNGDRVRSRGALPWDGIIETLDRIAAPPVSPATDTEDAPIDTQLKSEIVSTAPSGAL from the coding sequence ATGTTCAAACGCTCCAGCGCGCTCGCCACCGTCGCCCGGATTTCGCTGGTCACCGCCGTCACGGCCGGTCTGGCCGGACCGTCCTGGGCCGAAACGCTGCAGGAAGCGATCGCCCTGGCCTATCGCACCAACCCGACCCTGCAGCAGCAGCGCGCCAACCAGCGGGTTCTGGACGAGGTCGTGCCGCAGGCCCGTGCCGGGCTGCGGCCGGAAGTGAGCATTTCAGGCTCGGCCAGCTACAGCCGCATCGACGGGCCCGGTTCGGCCGCGCTTGACACCAATGGCGACGGCGTCATCGACTTCGCCGGCACTTCGGGCGTGACGGAAAGCGATTCGGGCGGGGCCAGCATCGACCTGTCCCAGACCCTGTACACCGGCGGGCGGATCGCCCACGGCATCGACGCCGCGACGGCCGACGTGCTCAGCGGCCGGCAATCGCTGCGGTCGATCGAGCAACAGGTGCTGGCCTCAGTGATCCAGGCCTATGTCGACGTGCAGCGCGACGTCGAGATCCTGCGTATCCGCGAGGCCAATGTCGCGGTCCTGCGCCGCCAGCTGGACGAGTCCAACGCCCGGTTCGAGGTCGGCGAGATCACCCGCACGGACGTGTCCCAGGCCGAGGCCCGCCTGGCCCAGTCCGACGCCGACCTGGCCGGGGCCCGCGCCCAGCTGTCCGTGTCACGCGCCGCCTATGCCGCCGTCGTCGGCCAGGCCCCCGCCAATCTGGAAGCGCCGCCCGTCCTGCCGGGCCTTCCCAACGATTTCGAAGTGGCGCTGGACATCGGCCTGGCCGAGAACCCGGGCATCGTCGCCGCCGAATACGACCTGCGGGCCGCAGAGGCGCGCCATGCCCAGGCCAAGTCGGCCTTCTTCCCCACCGCGCGGGCCACGGCCTCCTATGGCGGGTCAGGCGATCTGACCGACTTCGATCTGGCCGACCGGCGCAGTTTCCAGGCGGGCGCGTCGATCTCGTTTCCGCTGTTCACCGGCGGGTTGAACCGGTCGCGCGAGGTCCAGGCCCTGGAACAGGCCAACGCCGCCCAGATCGAGATCGAGCGCCAGCGCCGCGCCGTGCTGCAGGACGTTTCCAGCGCCTATGCCCAGGTCCTCTCCACGGCCTCGCAGCTGACCGCCGGTCAGTCCGGCGTGGCCGCCGCCACCGTCGCGGCCGAGGGCGTCCGTCAGGAGCAGCAGGTCGGTCTGCGCACCACGCTGGACGTGCTGAACGGCGAGCTGGAGCTGCGCAACGCCGAGATCAATCTGGCGAGCGCGCGCCGCAACCAGTATGTGGCCCAGGCCCAGCTGCTGGCCGCCATGGGCCGCCTGAGCGGACGGACGCTGGACCCGACGCTGGAGCTTTACGATCCGGCCGTGAACGGCGACCGGGTGCGGTCGCGCGGGGCCCTGCCCTGGGACGGGATCATCGAGACCCTGGACCGGATCGCCGCCCCGCCGGTGAGCCCCGCGACCGATACCGAGGACGCCCCGATCGACACCCAGCTGAAGTCCGAAATCGTTTCCACCGCGCCGTCCGGGGCCCTTTAA
- a CDS encoding protein-L-isoaspartate O-methyltransferase translates to MDFAAARKVMVDSQVRVNDVTDRGLQAALLGVVRERFCAADRAFACYGEVEVEIAGDRRLMQAREVAKLLQALDARPGQTALAIAAPYAAAVLAALGLTVTAQESDAAVADVVRPALEEAGVTLELAPLTQPTGADWDVIISEGAVAVRPTAWLERLRIGGRLAVVERSGPNGRAVLYVRGQEGFSRRELFDAAPPVLAEMTPAPAFAL, encoded by the coding sequence ATGGATTTCGCTGCCGCACGCAAGGTCATGGTCGATTCCCAGGTACGGGTGAACGACGTCACCGACCGGGGCCTTCAGGCGGCTTTGCTGGGGGTCGTGCGCGAGCGCTTCTGCGCCGCAGACCGCGCCTTCGCCTGCTACGGCGAGGTCGAGGTCGAGATCGCCGGGGATCGCCGCCTGATGCAGGCGCGCGAGGTCGCCAAACTGCTCCAGGCCCTGGACGCCCGGCCGGGCCAGACGGCCCTGGCCATCGCCGCGCCCTACGCCGCCGCCGTGCTGGCCGCCCTGGGCCTGACGGTCACGGCTCAGGAGAGCGATGCCGCCGTGGCGGACGTGGTGCGCCCGGCCCTGGAAGAGGCCGGCGTGACGCTGGAGCTCGCCCCCCTGACCCAGCCCACCGGGGCCGACTGGGACGTGATCATCAGCGAGGGCGCCGTGGCGGTGCGGCCGACGGCCTGGCTGGAACGGCTGCGGATCGGCGGTCGTCTGGCGGTCGTCGAGCGCAGCGGACCGAACGGTCGGGCCGTCCTGTATGTGCGGGGCCAGGAAGGTTTCTCTCGGCGCGAACTGTTCGACGCCGCCCCTCCGGTCCTGGCGGAAATGACACCCGCCCCCGCATTCGCGCTTTGA
- a CDS encoding TrmH family RNA methyltransferase translates to MSTMDLRAIEDPADHRIAAYRDIRERDLTGREGLFIAEGEVVLRTLLSSASLCRPRSLLIAANRIEALRPMLETVPAGVPIYAAAQPVLDRIAGFPLHRGILALGEKPVPQTVERLLDGLPDQAVVLAASEIGNHDNIGGLFRNAAAFGAAAVLTDDRCGDPFYRKSIRVSVGAVLRVPSAAAVSLVALVTALESARFEVIALSPGATEPLTGLRPGGRRALLLGSEGPGLPAPVLARTRAVGIPMAGGFDSLNVAVTSALALHQLTADRPEA, encoded by the coding sequence ATGTCGACCATGGACCTCAGGGCGATCGAAGATCCGGCGGATCACCGGATCGCGGCCTATCGCGATATCCGCGAACGCGACCTGACGGGCCGCGAGGGCCTGTTCATCGCCGAGGGGGAGGTCGTGCTGCGGACCCTGCTGTCGTCGGCCTCCCTGTGCCGCCCGCGCTCCCTGCTGATCGCGGCGAACCGCATCGAGGCGCTGCGGCCGATGCTGGAGACGGTGCCGGCCGGCGTTCCGATCTATGCCGCGGCGCAACCGGTGCTGGACCGGATCGCCGGCTTTCCGCTGCACCGGGGCATTCTGGCCCTGGGCGAGAAGCCGGTGCCGCAGACGGTGGAGCGCCTGCTGGACGGCCTACCGGACCAGGCCGTGGTCCTGGCGGCGTCGGAGATCGGCAATCACGACAACATCGGCGGCCTGTTCCGCAACGCCGCGGCCTTCGGCGCCGCCGCCGTCCTGACCGATGACCGGTGCGGCGACCCCTTTTACCGCAAGTCGATCCGCGTCTCGGTGGGGGCGGTGCTGCGGGTGCCTTCGGCTGCCGCCGTGTCGCTGGTGGCCCTGGTGACGGCGCTGGAGTCGGCGCGGTTCGAGGTCATCGCCCTGTCGCCCGGGGCGACCGAGCCGCTGACGGGCTTGCGGCCGGGGGGGCGGCGGGCGCTGCTGCTGGGGTCCGAAGGTCCCGGTCTGCCGGCCCCCGTCCTGGCCCGCACTCGGGCGGTGGGGATCCCCATGGCCGGGGGCTTCGATTCGCTGAATGTCGCGGTGACCAGCGCCCTGGCCCTGCACCAACTCACCGCCGACCGACCGGAAGCTTGA
- a CDS encoding zeta toxin family protein — translation MASDPPFVLMIAGPNGSGKTTLTTQLRADGVDLGHYINPDEIAKALSGSYEDRVRAAQGIAAAERQTCVRERRSFSFETVMSHPSKFEVLREARALGFRTALYFVATESPSLNVARVAQRVRLGGHDVPEDRIRQRYVRTLDLLPQALDQADLAVLFDNTHGAPALLRPFCDLTNGKITLAPPIPDWARPALRHLVPL, via the coding sequence TTGGCCTCTGATCCGCCCTTCGTCCTGATGATCGCCGGCCCGAACGGTTCGGGAAAGACCACCCTCACCACCCAGTTGCGGGCTGACGGCGTCGATCTGGGCCACTACATCAATCCCGACGAGATCGCCAAGGCCCTGAGCGGCTCCTACGAGGACCGCGTCAGGGCGGCTCAGGGCATCGCAGCCGCCGAACGGCAGACCTGCGTTCGCGAGCGCAGAAGCTTCTCGTTCGAAACGGTGATGTCCCATCCGTCCAAGTTCGAGGTCCTTCGCGAGGCCCGGGCCCTGGGGTTCCGGACGGCGCTGTATTTCGTTGCCACCGAGTCGCCGTCCCTGAACGTCGCGCGGGTCGCCCAGCGCGTGCGACTGGGCGGGCATGACGTGCCCGAGGATCGGATCCGTCAGCGCTACGTCAGAACGCTCGATCTGCTTCCGCAGGCTCTCGACCAGGCGGACCTCGCGGTTCTGTTCGACAACACCCACGGGGCCCCCGCCCTGCTGCGCCCCTTCTGCGATCTGACGAACGGCAAGATCACGCTCGCACCGCCCATTCCGGATTGGGCGCGGCCGGCGCTTCGACATCTCGTGCCGCTCTAG
- a CDS encoding LysR substrate-binding domain-containing protein produces MAPGTRLFHRRATGVDVTPEANELGRRLKLAGQEIEMGLRELDEARGVESGEIILGTLPYGGSMLLASVLDEFTQRYGKTLVRIVTEGANEMMHRLRFGDVDLVVGIIQETENSDLDNMAFAHTQFRIVGRKGHPLTGRAEVGLEELASYDWIIGLEGSSRRACFDTLFARHALPKAPLAISTLSIIRQLMADSDRLTLMTTYELRHESHALTDIRFPSVPGRPAVGITTRKGWLPTQIHRDFIHMVRRQVQDDENVHAS; encoded by the coding sequence TTGGCGCCGGGCACGCGTCTTTTTCACCGCAGGGCGACGGGCGTCGACGTCACGCCCGAGGCCAATGAGTTGGGGCGCAGGCTCAAACTCGCCGGGCAAGAGATCGAAATGGGTCTGCGGGAGCTCGACGAAGCGCGCGGCGTGGAATCCGGTGAAATCATTCTGGGGACCCTCCCTTACGGAGGATCGATGCTGCTGGCTTCGGTCCTCGATGAGTTCACACAGCGGTACGGGAAAACCCTCGTTCGGATCGTCACGGAAGGCGCGAACGAGATGATGCATCGCCTCCGCTTCGGCGATGTGGATCTGGTCGTCGGCATCATCCAGGAAACGGAGAACAGCGATCTCGACAACATGGCGTTCGCGCACACCCAGTTCAGGATTGTAGGCCGGAAAGGACATCCGCTGACAGGTCGAGCCGAGGTCGGTCTGGAGGAACTGGCGTCCTATGACTGGATCATAGGCTTGGAAGGGTCCAGTCGGAGAGCCTGCTTCGACACGCTCTTCGCCCGCCACGCCCTGCCCAAGGCTCCCCTCGCGATCTCCACCCTGTCGATCATCAGGCAGCTCATGGCCGACAGCGATCGCCTCACCCTGATGACGACGTACGAGCTCCGCCACGAGTCGCACGCTCTGACCGATATTCGGTTCCCGTCGGTTCCGGGACGACCGGCTGTCGGCATCACGACGCGGAAGGGGTGGCTGCCAACCCAGATCCATCGCGACTTCATTCATATGGTCCGGCGACAAGTTCAGGATGACGAGAATGTCCATGCGAGCTGA
- a CDS encoding ABC transporter substrate-binding protein yields the protein MTLAIAEHPHTSAIRSGEIPIEGVEAEILTIKPQIGAFRRMVRDVEFDVCEIAPTTYIIARAYGAPFVALPIFVVRRFHHSGLLVRPDAGIKTPKDLEGKKVGVRAYSVTTGVWLRQALMDDCGLDASKVTWVVDDEEHVTQLQLPGNVIHAPEGSSLAEMMASGELSAGVAGAAGIGRTGNPTSGWQEVEADYPDLLPNAAELEADYYRRTGVYPMHGTIVVKDSVLAEHPWVAKSLYDAFDRAKNEWLERVRVNGPQDKTELKYVKLMDIVGPDPLPYGVEENRATIEALEQTAFAQGLTPRRMTMDELFVDPRTA from the coding sequence TTGACACTCGCGATCGCGGAACACCCGCACACATCAGCGATCCGCAGCGGTGAAATCCCCATTGAGGGCGTCGAAGCGGAGATCCTGACAATCAAGCCGCAGATCGGCGCCTTCCGCCGCATGGTGCGCGATGTGGAATTCGACGTCTGCGAAATCGCACCGACGACCTACATCATCGCCCGGGCCTATGGAGCGCCGTTCGTGGCCCTGCCGATCTTCGTCGTCCGTCGCTTCCATCACAGCGGTTTGCTGGTGCGGCCCGACGCCGGCATCAAGACGCCCAAGGACCTCGAGGGGAAGAAGGTCGGCGTTCGCGCCTATTCGGTCACGACCGGCGTCTGGTTGCGCCAGGCCCTGATGGACGACTGCGGCCTGGATGCGTCCAAGGTCACCTGGGTCGTGGACGACGAAGAGCATGTCACCCAGCTTCAACTGCCCGGGAACGTCATCCACGCCCCCGAAGGATCCTCGCTGGCCGAGATGATGGCGTCGGGAGAGCTTTCCGCCGGAGTGGCGGGCGCGGCCGGCATCGGCCGTACGGGCAATCCGACCAGCGGATGGCAGGAGGTCGAGGCCGACTATCCCGACCTCTTGCCGAATGCGGCGGAACTCGAGGCCGACTATTACCGGCGCACCGGGGTCTACCCGATGCATGGCACCATCGTGGTCAAGGACTCGGTCCTCGCCGAGCATCCGTGGGTGGCGAAGTCGCTCTACGACGCGTTCGACCGCGCCAAGAACGAATGGCTGGAACGCGTTCGCGTCAACGGTCCGCAGGACAAGACGGAACTCAAATACGTCAAGCTGATGGACATCGTGGGACCCGACCCGCTGCCCTATGGCGTGGAGGAGAACCGCGCGACCATCGAGGCGCTGGAGCAGACCGCCTTCGCCCAGGGCCTGACGCCGCGACGCATGACCATGGACGAACTGTTCGTCGATCCGCGTACCGCGTGA